A genomic segment from Anas platyrhynchos isolate ZD024472 breed Pekin duck chromosome 5, IASCAAS_PekinDuck_T2T, whole genome shotgun sequence encodes:
- the VWCE gene encoding von Willebrand factor C and EGF domain-containing protein isoform X4 — translation MPWRRVGPHVCFSGFGSGCCPGWMLAPGSGQCTLPLCPFGCGSGFCIAPNLCSCPDGEQGITCPEPAGTCGEYGCDLSCNHGGCQEVARVCPLGFSMVETANGIRCTDIDECLSAACEGLCVNTEGGFVCECGPGMQLSADRHSCQDTDECLATPCQHRCKNSVGSYRCSCRPGYHLHGNRHSCVDVNECRRPGDRRACQHACHNTPGSYLCSCRPGYRLSGDRVSCEGFPKSILAPSPILQSLQHPPTLVLLPPGPGGPLLVPRGSPSSHLPAAPPGTQPPPSSPTTVSPATELSPRGDGAPGTAAPAPRCWYQGALREPGTRWMEPGCRSCACQGGRVLCEAVSCPVPCSHPLPAPAGGCCPSCTGCLHEGVARAEGDVFSPSDGNCTVCVCLAGNVSCISPECPPGSCPSASPPDCCSCQPGGTPMRRGVRGCGWHRRGWAVGSWQGRTVLCSPSQPCPQRLSPPQQSAASAAARTCTEPASAWTRTTAPPASAGWVWGPHSHLPGGPAFVWCPVGRRDAAGRTGGPSTEPLREVSPSLQGGEVECSFAPCPALDCPQHQRHLRPGQCCFTCRDPPRPSGCFVDDNGVEFPVGQIWSPGDPCELCICQADGSVSCKRTDCVETCPYPIHIPGQCCPDCSAGCTYMGQIFYNNETFPSLLDPCLSCICLLGSVACSPVDCAIFCTYPFHPEGECCPVCNDCNYEGRKVVNGQTFSPEGQPCTRCTCQLGEVSCEERPCPHSCTEPPALPAACCPACQDTQLPLQSGAVPPSPSPSPSHKEPTGTPQPPRHRLAQLLLHAAPFGPSPGGEPPSTTPSPPQHRGALSAAALPPAAPPAEATGPPAPTGSPGSRRDAEGHPGDAEPSAVPTASRESPGGHAAP, via the exons ATGCCCTG GCGCCGCGTGGGGCCCCACGTCTGCTTCTCGGGCTTCGGCAGCGGATGTTGCCCCGGCTGGATGCTGGCTCCGGGCAGCGGGCAGTGCACCCTGC CTCTCTGCCCCTTTGGCTGTGGCAGCGGCTTCTGCATTGCCCCCAACCTCTGCTCGTGCCCGGATGGAGAGCAGGGCATCACCTGCCCAG AGCCCGCGGGGACGTGCGGGGAGTACGGCTGCGACCTCTCCTGTAACCACGGTGGGTGCCAGGAGGTGGCCCGCGTCTGTCCCCTCGGCTTCTCCATGGTGGAGACGGCCAACGGCATCCGCTGCACCG ACATTGACGAGTGCCTGAGCGCCGCCTGCGAGGGGCTCTGCGTCAACACCGAGGGCGGCTTCGTCTGCGAGTGCGGCCCCGGCATGCAGCTCTCCGCCGACCGCCACAGCTGCCAGG ATACGGACGAGTGCCTGGCCACGCCGTGCCAGCACCGCTGCAAGAACAGCGTGGGCAGCTACCGCTGCTCCTGCCGGCCCGGCTACCACCTCCACGGGAACCGGCACTCCTGCGTGG ATGTCAACGAGTGCCGGCGGCCGGGAGACAGACGCGCCTGTCAGCACGCCTGCCACAACACCCCAGGCAGCTACCTGTGCTCCTGCCGCCCTGGGTACCGGCTCAGCGGTGACAGGGTCTCCTGCGAAG GCTTCCCCAAGTCCATCCTGGCGCCCTCACCCATCCTGCAgtccctgcagcatccccccACGCTCGTCCTGCTCCCTCCCGGCCCTGGGGGACCCCTCCTGGTCCCCAGGGGCTCTCCCTCTTCCCACCTCCCCGCCGCACCTCCGGGCACCCAAcctcctccctcctcacccACCACCGTGTCCCCGGCCACCGAGCTGTCCCCACGCGGGGACGGAGCCCCCGGtacagccgccccagctcctcGCTGCTGGTACCAGGGGGCCCTCCGAGAGCCGGGCACTCGCTGGATGGAGCCGGGGTGCCGGAGCTGTGCCTGCCAG GGAGGACGAGTGCTCTGCGAGGCCGTCAGCTGCCCCGTGCCTTGCTCCCACCCGCTGCCCGCCccggccgggggctgctgccccagctgcacag GCTGCTTGCACGAGGGGGTGGCCCGTGCCGAGGGTGACGTCTTCTCCCCATCAGATGGCAACTGCACCGTGTGCGTGTGCCTG GCTGGAAACGTCTCCTGCATCTCCCCCGAGTGCCCCCCGGGCTCCTGCCCCAGCGCCTCGCCGCCCgactgctgctcctgccagccagGTGGGACCCCCATGCGGCGGGGGGTGAGGGGCTGTGGGTGGCACCGCCGGGGATGGGCTGTGGGGTCGTGGCAAGGCAGGACTGtgctctgctccccatcccagccctgccctcagcgcctctctcctccccagcaAAGTGCAGCTTCCGCGGCCGCACGTACGTGCACGGAGCCCGCTTCAGCTTGGACGAGGACGACTGCACCACCTGCGTCTGCCGGGTGGGTCTGGGgaccccacagccacctgccGGGGGGCCCGGCCTTTGTCTGGTGTCCCGTGGGGCGGAGGGACGCCGCGGGCAGGACGGGTGGCCCCAGCACGGAGCCGCTGCGTGAGGTGTCCCCGTCTCTGCAGGGTGGCGAGGTGGAGTGCTCCTTCGCCCCCTGCCCGGCGCTGGactgcccccagcaccagcgGCACCTGCGGCCCGGGCAGTGCTGCTTCACCTGCAGGGACCCCCCGCGCCCCTCGG GCTGCTTCGTGGATGACAACGGGGTCGAGTTTCCCGTCGGACAGATCTGGTCTCCGGGCGATCCCTGTGAGTTATGCATCTGCCAG GCTGATGGCTCGGTGAGCTGCAAGAGGACGGACTGCGTGGAGACGTGCCCCTACCCCATCCACATCCCCGGGCAGTGCTGCCCCGACTGCTCGGCAG GATGTACCTACATGGGACAGATCTTCTACAACAACGAGACCTTCCCGTCCCTCCTGGACCCCTGTCTCAGCTGCATCTGCCTG CTGGGCTCGGTGGCCTGCTCGCCCGTGGACTGTGCCATCTTCTGCACCTACCCCTTCCACCCCGAGGGCGAGTGCTGCCCTGTCTGTAACG ACTGCAACTACGAGGGCAGGAAGGTGGTGAACGGGCAGACCTTCAGCCCCGAGGGACAGCCCTGCACCCGCTGCACATGCCAG CTCGGGGAGGTGAGCTGCGAGGAGAGGCCGTGTCCCCACTCCTGCACCGAGCCCCCTgcgctgcctgctgcctgctgccccgcCTGCCAAG ACACCCAGCTCCCACTGCAGAGCGGCGCCGTgcccccgtccccgtccccatccccgtcccacAAGGAGCCCACCGgcaccccccagcctccccgCCACCGCCtggcccagctcctgctgcacgcTGCCCCCTTCGGCCCCTCTCCTGGGGGGGAGCCCCCTTCCAccaccccgagccccccccagcaccgtgGGGCGCTCtcggctgctgctctgccccctgctgccccccctgcAGAGGCCACGGGACCCCCGGCTCCCACGGGCAGCCCTGGGTCGAGGCGGGACGCTGAGGGGCACCCTGGGGACGCGGAGCCCTCGGCCGTGCCaacagccagcagggagagcCCCGGCGGGCACGCGGCTCCCTAG
- the VWCE gene encoding von Willebrand factor C and EGF domain-containing protein isoform X7, with amino-acid sequence MWERREGGTLAARSLPPLLPLRAAGLGDPIPGWTRGCHRAGGERGGSARRGGAGRRVGPHVCFSGFGSGCCPGWMLAPGSGQCTLPLCPFGCGSGFCIAPNLCSCPDGEQGITCPEPAGTCGEYGCDLSCNHGGCQEVARVCPLGFSMVETANGIRCTDIDECLSAACEGLCVNTEGGFVCECGPGMQLSADRHSCQDTDECLATPCQHRCKNSVGSYRCSCRPGYHLHGNRHSCVDVNECRRPGDRRACQHACHNTPGSYLCSCRPGYRLSGDRVSCEGFPKSILAPSPILQSLQHPPTLVLLPPGPGGPLLVPRGSPSSHLPAAPPGTQPPPSSPTTVSPATELSPRGDGAPGTAAPAPRCWYQGALREPGTRWMEPGCRSCACQGGRVLCEAVSCPVPCSHPLPAPAGGCCPSCTGCLHEGVARAEGDVFSPSDGNCTVCVCLAGNVSCISPECPPGSCPSASPPDCCSCQPAKCSFRGRTYVHGARFSLDEDDCTTCVCRGGEVECSFAPCPALDCPQHQRHLRPGQCCFTCRDPPRPSGCFVDDNGVEFPVGQIWSPGDPCELCICQADGSVSCKRTDCVETCPYPIHIPGQCCPDCSAGCTYMGQIFYNNETFPSLLDPCLSCICLLGSVACSPVDCAIFCTYPFHPEGECCPVCNDCNYEGRKVVNGQTFSPEGQPCTRCTCQLGEVSCEERPCPHSCTEPPALPAACCPACQDTQLPLQSGAVPPSPSPSPSHKEPTGTPQPPRHRLAQLLLHAAPFGPSPGGEPPSTTPSPPQHRGALSAAALPPAAPPAEATGPPAPTGSPGSRRDAEGHPGDAEPSAVPTASRESPGGHAAP; translated from the exons GCGCCGCGTGGGGCCCCACGTCTGCTTCTCGGGCTTCGGCAGCGGATGTTGCCCCGGCTGGATGCTGGCTCCGGGCAGCGGGCAGTGCACCCTGC CTCTCTGCCCCTTTGGCTGTGGCAGCGGCTTCTGCATTGCCCCCAACCTCTGCTCGTGCCCGGATGGAGAGCAGGGCATCACCTGCCCAG AGCCCGCGGGGACGTGCGGGGAGTACGGCTGCGACCTCTCCTGTAACCACGGTGGGTGCCAGGAGGTGGCCCGCGTCTGTCCCCTCGGCTTCTCCATGGTGGAGACGGCCAACGGCATCCGCTGCACCG ACATTGACGAGTGCCTGAGCGCCGCCTGCGAGGGGCTCTGCGTCAACACCGAGGGCGGCTTCGTCTGCGAGTGCGGCCCCGGCATGCAGCTCTCCGCCGACCGCCACAGCTGCCAGG ATACGGACGAGTGCCTGGCCACGCCGTGCCAGCACCGCTGCAAGAACAGCGTGGGCAGCTACCGCTGCTCCTGCCGGCCCGGCTACCACCTCCACGGGAACCGGCACTCCTGCGTGG ATGTCAACGAGTGCCGGCGGCCGGGAGACAGACGCGCCTGTCAGCACGCCTGCCACAACACCCCAGGCAGCTACCTGTGCTCCTGCCGCCCTGGGTACCGGCTCAGCGGTGACAGGGTCTCCTGCGAAG GCTTCCCCAAGTCCATCCTGGCGCCCTCACCCATCCTGCAgtccctgcagcatccccccACGCTCGTCCTGCTCCCTCCCGGCCCTGGGGGACCCCTCCTGGTCCCCAGGGGCTCTCCCTCTTCCCACCTCCCCGCCGCACCTCCGGGCACCCAAcctcctccctcctcacccACCACCGTGTCCCCGGCCACCGAGCTGTCCCCACGCGGGGACGGAGCCCCCGGtacagccgccccagctcctcGCTGCTGGTACCAGGGGGCCCTCCGAGAGCCGGGCACTCGCTGGATGGAGCCGGGGTGCCGGAGCTGTGCCTGCCAG GGAGGACGAGTGCTCTGCGAGGCCGTCAGCTGCCCCGTGCCTTGCTCCCACCCGCTGCCCGCCccggccgggggctgctgccccagctgcacag GCTGCTTGCACGAGGGGGTGGCCCGTGCCGAGGGTGACGTCTTCTCCCCATCAGATGGCAACTGCACCGTGTGCGTGTGCCTG GCTGGAAACGTCTCCTGCATCTCCCCCGAGTGCCCCCCGGGCTCCTGCCCCAGCGCCTCGCCGCCCgactgctgctcctgccagccag caAAGTGCAGCTTCCGCGGCCGCACGTACGTGCACGGAGCCCGCTTCAGCTTGGACGAGGACGACTGCACCACCTGCGTCTGCCGG GGTGGCGAGGTGGAGTGCTCCTTCGCCCCCTGCCCGGCGCTGGactgcccccagcaccagcgGCACCTGCGGCCCGGGCAGTGCTGCTTCACCTGCAGGGACCCCCCGCGCCCCTCGG GCTGCTTCGTGGATGACAACGGGGTCGAGTTTCCCGTCGGACAGATCTGGTCTCCGGGCGATCCCTGTGAGTTATGCATCTGCCAG GCTGATGGCTCGGTGAGCTGCAAGAGGACGGACTGCGTGGAGACGTGCCCCTACCCCATCCACATCCCCGGGCAGTGCTGCCCCGACTGCTCGGCAG GATGTACCTACATGGGACAGATCTTCTACAACAACGAGACCTTCCCGTCCCTCCTGGACCCCTGTCTCAGCTGCATCTGCCTG CTGGGCTCGGTGGCCTGCTCGCCCGTGGACTGTGCCATCTTCTGCACCTACCCCTTCCACCCCGAGGGCGAGTGCTGCCCTGTCTGTAACG ACTGCAACTACGAGGGCAGGAAGGTGGTGAACGGGCAGACCTTCAGCCCCGAGGGACAGCCCTGCACCCGCTGCACATGCCAG CTCGGGGAGGTGAGCTGCGAGGAGAGGCCGTGTCCCCACTCCTGCACCGAGCCCCCTgcgctgcctgctgcctgctgccccgcCTGCCAAG ACACCCAGCTCCCACTGCAGAGCGGCGCCGTgcccccgtccccgtccccatccccgtcccacAAGGAGCCCACCGgcaccccccagcctccccgCCACCGCCtggcccagctcctgctgcacgcTGCCCCCTTCGGCCCCTCTCCTGGGGGGGAGCCCCCTTCCAccaccccgagccccccccagcaccgtgGGGCGCTCtcggctgctgctctgccccctgctgccccccctgcAGAGGCCACGGGACCCCCGGCTCCCACGGGCAGCCCTGGGTCGAGGCGGGACGCTGAGGGGCACCCTGGGGACGCGGAGCCCTCGGCCGTGCCaacagccagcagggagagcCCCGGCGGGCACGCGGCTCCCTAG
- the VWCE gene encoding von Willebrand factor C and EGF domain-containing protein isoform X1, which produces MWERREGGTLAARSLPPLLPLRAAGLGDPIPGWTRGCHRAGGERGGSARRGGAGRRVGPHVCFSGFGSGCCPGWMLAPGSGQCTLPLCPFGCGSGFCIAPNLCSCPDGEQGITCPEPAGTCGEYGCDLSCNHGGCQEVARVCPLGFSMVETANGIRCTDIDECLSAACEGLCVNTEGGFVCECGPGMQLSADRHSCQDTDECLATPCQHRCKNSVGSYRCSCRPGYHLHGNRHSCVDVNECRRPGDRRACQHACHNTPGSYLCSCRPGYRLSGDRVSCEGFPKSILAPSPILQSLQHPPTLVLLPPGPGGPLLVPRGSPSSHLPAAPPGTQPPPSSPTTVSPATELSPRGDGAPGTAAPAPRCWYQGALREPGTRWMEPGCRSCACQGGRVLCEAVSCPVPCSHPLPAPAGGCCPSCTGCLHEGVARAEGDVFSPSDGNCTVCVCLAGNVSCISPECPPGSCPSASPPDCCSCQPGGTPMRRGVRGCGWHRRGWAVGSWQGRTVLCSPSQPCPQRLSPPQQSAASAAARTCTEPASAWTRTTAPPASAGWVWGPHSHLPGGPAFVWCPVGRRDAAGRTGGPSTEPLREVSPSLQGGEVECSFAPCPALDCPQHQRHLRPGQCCFTCRDPPRPSGCFVDDNGVEFPVGQIWSPGDPCELCICQADGSVSCKRTDCVETCPYPIHIPGQCCPDCSAGCTYMGQIFYNNETFPSLLDPCLSCICLLGSVACSPVDCAIFCTYPFHPEGECCPVCNDCNYEGRKVVNGQTFSPEGQPCTRCTCQLGEVSCEERPCPHSCTEPPALPAACCPACQDTQLPLQSGAVPPSPSPSPSHKEPTGTPQPPRHRLAQLLLHAAPFGPSPGGEPPSTTPSPPQHRGALSAAALPPAAPPAEATGPPAPTGSPGSRRDAEGHPGDAEPSAVPTASRESPGGHAAP; this is translated from the exons GCGCCGCGTGGGGCCCCACGTCTGCTTCTCGGGCTTCGGCAGCGGATGTTGCCCCGGCTGGATGCTGGCTCCGGGCAGCGGGCAGTGCACCCTGC CTCTCTGCCCCTTTGGCTGTGGCAGCGGCTTCTGCATTGCCCCCAACCTCTGCTCGTGCCCGGATGGAGAGCAGGGCATCACCTGCCCAG AGCCCGCGGGGACGTGCGGGGAGTACGGCTGCGACCTCTCCTGTAACCACGGTGGGTGCCAGGAGGTGGCCCGCGTCTGTCCCCTCGGCTTCTCCATGGTGGAGACGGCCAACGGCATCCGCTGCACCG ACATTGACGAGTGCCTGAGCGCCGCCTGCGAGGGGCTCTGCGTCAACACCGAGGGCGGCTTCGTCTGCGAGTGCGGCCCCGGCATGCAGCTCTCCGCCGACCGCCACAGCTGCCAGG ATACGGACGAGTGCCTGGCCACGCCGTGCCAGCACCGCTGCAAGAACAGCGTGGGCAGCTACCGCTGCTCCTGCCGGCCCGGCTACCACCTCCACGGGAACCGGCACTCCTGCGTGG ATGTCAACGAGTGCCGGCGGCCGGGAGACAGACGCGCCTGTCAGCACGCCTGCCACAACACCCCAGGCAGCTACCTGTGCTCCTGCCGCCCTGGGTACCGGCTCAGCGGTGACAGGGTCTCCTGCGAAG GCTTCCCCAAGTCCATCCTGGCGCCCTCACCCATCCTGCAgtccctgcagcatccccccACGCTCGTCCTGCTCCCTCCCGGCCCTGGGGGACCCCTCCTGGTCCCCAGGGGCTCTCCCTCTTCCCACCTCCCCGCCGCACCTCCGGGCACCCAAcctcctccctcctcacccACCACCGTGTCCCCGGCCACCGAGCTGTCCCCACGCGGGGACGGAGCCCCCGGtacagccgccccagctcctcGCTGCTGGTACCAGGGGGCCCTCCGAGAGCCGGGCACTCGCTGGATGGAGCCGGGGTGCCGGAGCTGTGCCTGCCAG GGAGGACGAGTGCTCTGCGAGGCCGTCAGCTGCCCCGTGCCTTGCTCCCACCCGCTGCCCGCCccggccgggggctgctgccccagctgcacag GCTGCTTGCACGAGGGGGTGGCCCGTGCCGAGGGTGACGTCTTCTCCCCATCAGATGGCAACTGCACCGTGTGCGTGTGCCTG GCTGGAAACGTCTCCTGCATCTCCCCCGAGTGCCCCCCGGGCTCCTGCCCCAGCGCCTCGCCGCCCgactgctgctcctgccagccagGTGGGACCCCCATGCGGCGGGGGGTGAGGGGCTGTGGGTGGCACCGCCGGGGATGGGCTGTGGGGTCGTGGCAAGGCAGGACTGtgctctgctccccatcccagccctgccctcagcgcctctctcctccccagcaAAGTGCAGCTTCCGCGGCCGCACGTACGTGCACGGAGCCCGCTTCAGCTTGGACGAGGACGACTGCACCACCTGCGTCTGCCGGGTGGGTCTGGGgaccccacagccacctgccGGGGGGCCCGGCCTTTGTCTGGTGTCCCGTGGGGCGGAGGGACGCCGCGGGCAGGACGGGTGGCCCCAGCACGGAGCCGCTGCGTGAGGTGTCCCCGTCTCTGCAGGGTGGCGAGGTGGAGTGCTCCTTCGCCCCCTGCCCGGCGCTGGactgcccccagcaccagcgGCACCTGCGGCCCGGGCAGTGCTGCTTCACCTGCAGGGACCCCCCGCGCCCCTCGG GCTGCTTCGTGGATGACAACGGGGTCGAGTTTCCCGTCGGACAGATCTGGTCTCCGGGCGATCCCTGTGAGTTATGCATCTGCCAG GCTGATGGCTCGGTGAGCTGCAAGAGGACGGACTGCGTGGAGACGTGCCCCTACCCCATCCACATCCCCGGGCAGTGCTGCCCCGACTGCTCGGCAG GATGTACCTACATGGGACAGATCTTCTACAACAACGAGACCTTCCCGTCCCTCCTGGACCCCTGTCTCAGCTGCATCTGCCTG CTGGGCTCGGTGGCCTGCTCGCCCGTGGACTGTGCCATCTTCTGCACCTACCCCTTCCACCCCGAGGGCGAGTGCTGCCCTGTCTGTAACG ACTGCAACTACGAGGGCAGGAAGGTGGTGAACGGGCAGACCTTCAGCCCCGAGGGACAGCCCTGCACCCGCTGCACATGCCAG CTCGGGGAGGTGAGCTGCGAGGAGAGGCCGTGTCCCCACTCCTGCACCGAGCCCCCTgcgctgcctgctgcctgctgccccgcCTGCCAAG ACACCCAGCTCCCACTGCAGAGCGGCGCCGTgcccccgtccccgtccccatccccgtcccacAAGGAGCCCACCGgcaccccccagcctccccgCCACCGCCtggcccagctcctgctgcacgcTGCCCCCTTCGGCCCCTCTCCTGGGGGGGAGCCCCCTTCCAccaccccgagccccccccagcaccgtgGGGCGCTCtcggctgctgctctgccccctgctgccccccctgcAGAGGCCACGGGACCCCCGGCTCCCACGGGCAGCCCTGGGTCGAGGCGGGACGCTGAGGGGCACCCTGGGGACGCGGAGCCCTCGGCCGTGCCaacagccagcagggagagcCCCGGCGGGCACGCGGCTCCCTAG
- the VWCE gene encoding von Willebrand factor C and EGF domain-containing protein isoform X3 yields the protein MRAVPGGAPQRPSPLAAPFPTGPAPLWPLYLLRAPLWRRVGPHVCFSGFGSGCCPGWMLAPGSGQCTLPLCPFGCGSGFCIAPNLCSCPDGEQGITCPEPAGTCGEYGCDLSCNHGGCQEVARVCPLGFSMVETANGIRCTDIDECLSAACEGLCVNTEGGFVCECGPGMQLSADRHSCQDTDECLATPCQHRCKNSVGSYRCSCRPGYHLHGNRHSCVDVNECRRPGDRRACQHACHNTPGSYLCSCRPGYRLSGDRVSCEGFPKSILAPSPILQSLQHPPTLVLLPPGPGGPLLVPRGSPSSHLPAAPPGTQPPPSSPTTVSPATELSPRGDGAPGTAAPAPRCWYQGALREPGTRWMEPGCRSCACQGGRVLCEAVSCPVPCSHPLPAPAGGCCPSCTGCLHEGVARAEGDVFSPSDGNCTVCVCLAGNVSCISPECPPGSCPSASPPDCCSCQPGGTPMRRGVRGCGWHRRGWAVGSWQGRTVLCSPSQPCPQRLSPPQQSAASAAARTCTEPASAWTRTTAPPASAGWVWGPHSHLPGGPAFVWCPVGRRDAAGRTGGPSTEPLREVSPSLQGGEVECSFAPCPALDCPQHQRHLRPGQCCFTCRDPPRPSGCFVDDNGVEFPVGQIWSPGDPCELCICQADGSVSCKRTDCVETCPYPIHIPGQCCPDCSAGCTYMGQIFYNNETFPSLLDPCLSCICLLGSVACSPVDCAIFCTYPFHPEGECCPVCNDCNYEGRKVVNGQTFSPEGQPCTRCTCQLGEVSCEERPCPHSCTEPPALPAACCPACQDTQLPLQSGAVPPSPSPSPSHKEPTGTPQPPRHRLAQLLLHAAPFGPSPGGEPPSTTPSPPQHRGALSAAALPPAAPPAEATGPPAPTGSPGSRRDAEGHPGDAEPSAVPTASRESPGGHAAP from the exons GCGCCGCGTGGGGCCCCACGTCTGCTTCTCGGGCTTCGGCAGCGGATGTTGCCCCGGCTGGATGCTGGCTCCGGGCAGCGGGCAGTGCACCCTGC CTCTCTGCCCCTTTGGCTGTGGCAGCGGCTTCTGCATTGCCCCCAACCTCTGCTCGTGCCCGGATGGAGAGCAGGGCATCACCTGCCCAG AGCCCGCGGGGACGTGCGGGGAGTACGGCTGCGACCTCTCCTGTAACCACGGTGGGTGCCAGGAGGTGGCCCGCGTCTGTCCCCTCGGCTTCTCCATGGTGGAGACGGCCAACGGCATCCGCTGCACCG ACATTGACGAGTGCCTGAGCGCCGCCTGCGAGGGGCTCTGCGTCAACACCGAGGGCGGCTTCGTCTGCGAGTGCGGCCCCGGCATGCAGCTCTCCGCCGACCGCCACAGCTGCCAGG ATACGGACGAGTGCCTGGCCACGCCGTGCCAGCACCGCTGCAAGAACAGCGTGGGCAGCTACCGCTGCTCCTGCCGGCCCGGCTACCACCTCCACGGGAACCGGCACTCCTGCGTGG ATGTCAACGAGTGCCGGCGGCCGGGAGACAGACGCGCCTGTCAGCACGCCTGCCACAACACCCCAGGCAGCTACCTGTGCTCCTGCCGCCCTGGGTACCGGCTCAGCGGTGACAGGGTCTCCTGCGAAG GCTTCCCCAAGTCCATCCTGGCGCCCTCACCCATCCTGCAgtccctgcagcatccccccACGCTCGTCCTGCTCCCTCCCGGCCCTGGGGGACCCCTCCTGGTCCCCAGGGGCTCTCCCTCTTCCCACCTCCCCGCCGCACCTCCGGGCACCCAAcctcctccctcctcacccACCACCGTGTCCCCGGCCACCGAGCTGTCCCCACGCGGGGACGGAGCCCCCGGtacagccgccccagctcctcGCTGCTGGTACCAGGGGGCCCTCCGAGAGCCGGGCACTCGCTGGATGGAGCCGGGGTGCCGGAGCTGTGCCTGCCAG GGAGGACGAGTGCTCTGCGAGGCCGTCAGCTGCCCCGTGCCTTGCTCCCACCCGCTGCCCGCCccggccgggggctgctgccccagctgcacag GCTGCTTGCACGAGGGGGTGGCCCGTGCCGAGGGTGACGTCTTCTCCCCATCAGATGGCAACTGCACCGTGTGCGTGTGCCTG GCTGGAAACGTCTCCTGCATCTCCCCCGAGTGCCCCCCGGGCTCCTGCCCCAGCGCCTCGCCGCCCgactgctgctcctgccagccagGTGGGACCCCCATGCGGCGGGGGGTGAGGGGCTGTGGGTGGCACCGCCGGGGATGGGCTGTGGGGTCGTGGCAAGGCAGGACTGtgctctgctccccatcccagccctgccctcagcgcctctctcctccccagcaAAGTGCAGCTTCCGCGGCCGCACGTACGTGCACGGAGCCCGCTTCAGCTTGGACGAGGACGACTGCACCACCTGCGTCTGCCGGGTGGGTCTGGGgaccccacagccacctgccGGGGGGCCCGGCCTTTGTCTGGTGTCCCGTGGGGCGGAGGGACGCCGCGGGCAGGACGGGTGGCCCCAGCACGGAGCCGCTGCGTGAGGTGTCCCCGTCTCTGCAGGGTGGCGAGGTGGAGTGCTCCTTCGCCCCCTGCCCGGCGCTGGactgcccccagcaccagcgGCACCTGCGGCCCGGGCAGTGCTGCTTCACCTGCAGGGACCCCCCGCGCCCCTCGG GCTGCTTCGTGGATGACAACGGGGTCGAGTTTCCCGTCGGACAGATCTGGTCTCCGGGCGATCCCTGTGAGTTATGCATCTGCCAG GCTGATGGCTCGGTGAGCTGCAAGAGGACGGACTGCGTGGAGACGTGCCCCTACCCCATCCACATCCCCGGGCAGTGCTGCCCCGACTGCTCGGCAG GATGTACCTACATGGGACAGATCTTCTACAACAACGAGACCTTCCCGTCCCTCCTGGACCCCTGTCTCAGCTGCATCTGCCTG CTGGGCTCGGTGGCCTGCTCGCCCGTGGACTGTGCCATCTTCTGCACCTACCCCTTCCACCCCGAGGGCGAGTGCTGCCCTGTCTGTAACG ACTGCAACTACGAGGGCAGGAAGGTGGTGAACGGGCAGACCTTCAGCCCCGAGGGACAGCCCTGCACCCGCTGCACATGCCAG CTCGGGGAGGTGAGCTGCGAGGAGAGGCCGTGTCCCCACTCCTGCACCGAGCCCCCTgcgctgcctgctgcctgctgccccgcCTGCCAAG ACACCCAGCTCCCACTGCAGAGCGGCGCCGTgcccccgtccccgtccccatccccgtcccacAAGGAGCCCACCGgcaccccccagcctccccgCCACCGCCtggcccagctcctgctgcacgcTGCCCCCTTCGGCCCCTCTCCTGGGGGGGAGCCCCCTTCCAccaccccgagccccccccagcaccgtgGGGCGCTCtcggctgctgctctgccccctgctgccccccctgcAGAGGCCACGGGACCCCCGGCTCCCACGGGCAGCCCTGGGTCGAGGCGGGACGCTGAGGGGCACCCTGGGGACGCGGAGCCCTCGGCCGTGCCaacagccagcagggagagcCCCGGCGGGCACGCGGCTCCCTAG